In Melanotaenia boesemani isolate fMelBoe1 chromosome 18, fMelBoe1.pri, whole genome shotgun sequence, the sequence GCCAGTCATTTCACaagcttacacacacacacacacactcctcttAGTTATCAGTTACTGGCGATCTTAGACAAGGACAAAAAGGTCCTACTACTACTTTTAATGGAACAAAGAACACACCTTCGGgcacttaaataaataataacacattGTATATgcaaatgaaatataaaagaaaaaaacctcttCATTAAGAGGTTCAACAATGAACAGTGAAATCACCTGTACCTTCTTACAGCCAAAGGGTACATGATAGACTGAGGTAATTTAAGGTCCTATGGTGTTCATCTGGCTGAGCAACGTGACTCGCTATGAGCGATATCACGTTCATATGACTGATGTATTAAACTACGGCAGAAGATGTCTTCCAGGAGGCTAAAACCACAATAAAACCTCTCCTGTGTGATGAGGAACAAGTATTCACGTATTCAAACCAGATTCAGTCGTGAGACGGTTTAAAAATCACTGAAACTGAGAGTCCTCAGCAGGTgatgccaaaagaaaaaaaaatttaaataaaatagggTGAAACATGTTCATTTCATTGTAATCTTCACATTGACAACATGAGgaatacaaacataaaatagaCGGCCTCCAAAAGGCCTGAGCTGGATAGCACAGCTTTATATTTACATGTACACAATTCAAGGGTCAAAAATGTCTGCTGAGGCATTTAGTGGTCCAGAGCTTTTCCCTCAAGCACCGTCTGGATCTCTTTAGCATCCAGAGTTTCATATGTGAGCAGGGCATCCGCTAGCTTCTTGTGCTCCTTACTGTAAGTCTTCAGGATGTTTTTAGCACGTTCGTACGAGTCctgcagaaacaataaaagagaaagaatcAGAAACTGATCAGAGaggtaaatgtaaaaagaatatTCACATAAGTGAACAGGAAAATCTCACCTTCAGTAAAAGTCTGACTTCCTGTTCGATAGCAGCTTGTGTCTCGGGGCTCTGCTTTGTTACATCTCCGTAGGTCATGACCCCGAGctgcaacaaaacacaaattacaCCCTTCAGCTGAGGGAACAAGAAGACCTGCTCATGCATTTACCTGAGATCATTGCACACTGTGGGTGGGTGACTTCAGATAGAGTTACAAAAAGCTTTTCCTGGCTATAATTATGTAGCCAGAACAGCAGCtttctggctttttctttttttcccctccaaacTGGGCCTCCATCAGTGTTTTATAGTTTATCTTTTTGGTAGACGAATAAGTGCATGTATGAAAACATCTTTTACAAAGTGGCTCTAAAGACtcatttatgctcgacgcagaTGACGGACAGTTTCATCCGTCTTCTGCCTCGGTTACGcgcgtaatttggtccgttttcagggatcTTAGCTATCTGtcgcgggggcagtgctgagctaACACgcaaccagcaaaaggaacaaaccagagaagaagatgaCGCAGAACCGGCAAATAAAAAGCACCCGAACAAGAAGACACAGGCGAAGAAGTTGAGAACATTTACAGACAACAGTAGACATGGCAGGAGGATTTGAAGAGAGGCTGTGTGAGTCTGTCTGAAACTACAGCCAAGGCACAGGGCCAAGCAGATTTTAAATAACAGCTGGGTGTTTTTGGACTTTATAGCGGCGTATTACCGCCACCGGCTGGGGTCAAAACGTGGGAGTGAACTCTGTACTTGCCCTTGTGGGTGAACTGACTTATGGAAACGTAAAAGACGCATGAGGGCGGCGACGTACGACGAAACTATCCGTCAGTctgcgtcaagcataaatgggctttaaGAAAGCAGTGGAGAAACATGACTGATTGGATTTGATTTGCTTCGGAGGGCTTTCTAACCAAGGAAAACAAACCTGTCGACATGTCGAGTTACAGCCATGAGAACAGCCGGACAAATCCTCTAACTATAAACGAataatttctttcttatttaacattaaaagagAATGCTGTCCCTCTGTTCCATGCAGCtgcatttatcatttattttaacagcCATATCCATGAGACTTGGATAAAAGTGAAGACAGGAGGAAGATATTTAacttttaagacttttttttcttttgaacagCTGCACATTTTCAGCTTTCATCGTCTTGTTCATATTTATTAGAGCTGGATGAAACGGATTATTCCAGGCTGTATTTTTATTAGTCCTTCTTTGTCTTCGTGTTTTCCTTTCAGATTAGAGGAAAGtgtttggaaaacaaaaacactgaagatAATTCCCTTTTGAATGTTTGACCATACTCAATGAGCAGGACCTCCCCGTATACCTTCCCCCAACACTCGATTCCTCCCCTTTAAAGCTGTGGCGAAGCTCATGTTTACTgttaatttcatttttaaaatgggaTCGAAGTGTCTCCAGACCTTTCCTGCTTGCCTGGCAAGCCTTACTCCCGAGATCTACTTTTCAAAAATATTTGGTTGAGGAAATTCTGGGTCACAGGCAGGAGGACGATGAAGGGAAGAGATGAAGAGGCTTAAATCAGACGATGGAACTGAGTCGTCTGTTGGTTTTATTTAGTGTATAATGGACGTACTGCCACCTTCTGACTACACCATGCAGAGTACTTGGCACCCCAaggcatttaaagaaaatggtgTTACTGGTTTTTGTGATGTTTCTTTGTTGGAACTGAAATAAGCTACAAAGGTTACAACTTTAGGTTGCTGCTAACTACAAACTGGTTTtgagggaagaaaaacaaaaaaaagtgtttaaaagaaattgaGATACTGAAGATGTTTCATGCAGACAGACATACAGTTTACACCGAACAGAGTctgaacaaaaattaaacatctcATCTATAAACTCTTACCTTGTCGCTCATGCCGAACCTTGTAACCATCATTTTTGCTATTTTAGTTGCACCATCAAAGTCACTGGAGGCTCCTTAAATGCacaacagaaggagaaaatgaactaaaactGTCTAATAAGGTCAGTAAACAGATACTTAAGGTTCCAACATCACTGCTGCAGCATCTTAATGAAAACTAAATCTGTTCCTCTGAAGTTCGTACCAGTGGTGATGTAGTCGTCTCCAAAGATGAGCTCCTCTGCTACTCGACCGCCCATGCTGACGTCCATCTGAGCCAGCAGCTGAGCTCGGGTCTCGCTCCAGCGGTCATTCTCTGGGAGCATGGACACCTAAGCAACAAACACACGGATCAGTTTCATTACCTGGTAATAAAATGATGAGTAAGTCATGTAACCAGAACTCACATGGCCCAGAGTTGGTCCCCTTGGCATGATTGTAGCTTTATTGATGGGCATTGCGTCTTTAGTGTAATAGGCAACGATGGCATGGCCGGACTCGTGGTACGCTGTAATGGTCTTATTCTTCTTGTCTATTTCAACGCTCCGCCTCTCAGGACCTGACGGgtaaaagatgagaaaaaaagattcgagctttctgttttcttactAGGACTCCTCATGCGTTATAAAAGCTGCTGATCTGAGCACAAACAGTGTGAACTCACCCATGAGGATCTTGTCCTTAGCGAACTCCAGGTCCTTCATTGTGACCATCTCTTTCCCGTCCACTGCCGCCTTCAGGGCTGCCTGGTTGACCAGGTTCTCCAGTTCTGCTCCTGAGAATCCCACGGTGCCTCGGGCGATAATCTCTGCTTCAACGGCTGTGAAAGAACAAAAAGGTGATCAGAGAAGAGCGTTCTTTAAAGAGACGGCAAACAAAGGTGCCCTTTTAGGTCTGGTTACATCTGATGGACTAAATATTAGACAAATGGTTATTTATTATGCTACAAGGGGACCTACCAGAGTCAGTTGTGATCTTGGAGAGGTACCAGTTAAGAATTTCTGTGCGGCCTTTGACATCCGGACGAGGGACAGTCACCTGCATGTCAAACCTCCCAGGCCTCACCAGTGCACTAAATAGTACCAGCAACACAGCTCTAATCAAAATTCAAGCTCTTCTAGTCTGTCCTAAAATATGTTAAACAGGAGACCAGTAAATTTAAACTTTAACAGTATAACACGTCTACAGAGTACTCTTAAAGAGGCTGAAGAACCAACCAGTGACGAACTCTGAGGTTAAACtactcaaaataaatgttttagctCTAATTAACTGCAAATAATACATATAATTAGATTTAGAATTAAGTCgtatgaattaaaaaaagataagaacaaTGCTGCAGATATTCCACATATTTCTAACCAGCTGATGTTTCAGCACATCAACCTGTTGCCTTGGCAACGACTTTTCCACTAAAAGAGGAAACTTACTTATCCAAAGCCTCAGCAAAGTTTGTAGCACCGATAACAATGACGCCTTCATTTGGTTTAAatctgtaaaacattaaaaaaaaaatcattttaagagACATTGACGGCAGAACTGAAGAATTCACATAACTGAGTCTAAAACCCACCCGTCCATTTCAGCCAGCAGCTGGTTGATGGTTTGTCTGGAGTAAGGGTGCATAGGAGACTCAATCCTCTTTCCACCCACGCTGTCCAACTCATCAATAAATATAACACAGGGAGCATTTGCTTTAGCCTCTTCTGCAGATCACAAGGAGGAGAAACTGTCGTCAGATTCGTCTTTAAGTGGTTGCTTATTTTAATCTTCATATTCAGCCAACTTACTGAAAAGGTTCCTGATTCTGCTTGCACCCACACCCACAAACATCTCGTCAAACTCCGATCCAGAGGCGTAGTAGAAAGGCACATCGGCCTCCCCGGCGACAGCTCGCGCTAACAGAGTCTTTCCTGTGCCTGGTGGTCCAACCAGGAGGATCCCtgagaagacagaagaagacataaaaatagCCAGATACTCtactctgataaaaaaaataataaaaagagaaaattaaacaagtaaGGATACCTTTAGGTAGTTTTCCACCTAAAATAGTGAACTTCTGCGGATTCTT encodes:
- the LOC121628896 gene encoding ATP-dependent zinc metalloprotease YME1L1-like isoform X2; translation: MFSLSTAFQPHQMMVPLGQLINALHSLKSSATASVQTLHKDFTSEHTKYLREPSVSLRDLGLSDVGVSQLDELVNRLLPVPGPEEPPTVPSAWRTSHVSAHSFFHNKHGFSQRRLVGFGSTLFHRQYHSPLREVCSELQLLPAWVQSRGFKTLRSKPRRVESGYDGPVESEADTPAFMKGLLMRDKEAEVQSLNQVIKQKNLPENQQEAFKTGFTEGFMRSQAFTQRTQDSLRRTRLVLLVLLLAGIYGLSRTPFLSVRFRTTSGLDSALDPVQMKNVTFEHVKGVEEAKNELQDVVEFLKNPQKFTILGGKLPKGILLVGPPGTGKTLLARAVAGEADVPFYYASGSEFDEMFVGVGASRIRNLFKEAKANAPCVIFIDELDSVGGKRIESPMHPYSRQTINQLLAEMDGFKPNEGVIVIGATNFAEALDNALVRPGRFDMQVTVPRPDVKGRTEILNWYLSKITTDSAVEAEIIARGTVGFSGAELENLVNQAALKAAVDGKEMVTMKDLEFAKDKILMGPERRSVEIDKKNKTITAYHESGHAIVAYYTKDAMPINKATIMPRGPTLGHVSMLPENDRWSETRAQLLAQMDVSMGGRVAEELIFGDDYITTGASSDFDGATKIAKMMVTRFGMSDKLGVMTYGDVTKQSPETQAAIEQEVRLLLKDSYERAKNILKTYSKEHKKLADALLTYETLDAKEIQTVLEGKALDH
- the LOC121628896 gene encoding ATP-dependent zinc metalloprotease YME1L1-like isoform X1, with the protein product MFSLSTAFQPHQMMVPLGQLINALHSLKSSATASVQTLHKDFTSEHTKYLREPSVSLRDLGLSDVGVSQLDELVNRLLPVPGPEEPPTVPSAWRTSHVSAHSFFHNKHGFSQRRLVGFGSTLFHRQYHSPLREVCSELQLLPAWVQSRGFKTLRSKPRRVESGYDGPVESEADTPAFMKGLLMRDKEAEVQSLNQVIKQKNLPENQQEAFKTGFTEGFMRSQAFTQRTQDSLRRTRLVLLVLLLAGIYGLSRTPFLSGKGSFSDAVRFRTTSGLDSALDPVQMKNVTFEHVKGVEEAKNELQDVVEFLKNPQKFTILGGKLPKGILLVGPPGTGKTLLARAVAGEADVPFYYASGSEFDEMFVGVGASRIRNLFKEAKANAPCVIFIDELDSVGGKRIESPMHPYSRQTINQLLAEMDGFKPNEGVIVIGATNFAEALDNALVRPGRFDMQVTVPRPDVKGRTEILNWYLSKITTDSAVEAEIIARGTVGFSGAELENLVNQAALKAAVDGKEMVTMKDLEFAKDKILMGPERRSVEIDKKNKTITAYHESGHAIVAYYTKDAMPINKATIMPRGPTLGHVSMLPENDRWSETRAQLLAQMDVSMGGRVAEELIFGDDYITTGASSDFDGATKIAKMMVTRFGMSDKLGVMTYGDVTKQSPETQAAIEQEVRLLLKDSYERAKNILKTYSKEHKKLADALLTYETLDAKEIQTVLEGKALDH